A window from Salvelinus fontinalis isolate EN_2023a chromosome 8, ASM2944872v1, whole genome shotgun sequence encodes these proteins:
- the LOC129860807 gene encoding uncharacterized protein LOC129860807 isoform X2, producing the protein MWILYDKMDDKTVSSNKDVFTSYSVGLPCSEEKEYQHGNEQRVWRAPGRYELNPKRNAGNHGNVAESSTTAEGGHPGHLPPSPVTPGHGAGLSRTFSLLGHTILKRHIMHSSHTPKLVQPPSVSLGGGRDDSSYSSSQSFSITEMIESQSPLSSSRTQKDNGSNILGPWPRAHREPVTDVLMEMFLETEPIRTGIVATRRRPIKGAAVRPVQFKYPDLPASPMTLQRQALERRLVPLWAQILVFLILTCLLYLIYSAMEHSSDHPFVAFLDNLSMGTETEGLSLQDDP; encoded by the exons ATGTGGATTCTGTATGATAAAATGGATGACAAAACGGTGTCCTCAAACAAGGATGTGTTTACCTCCTATTCTGTTGGTCTTCCTTGTTCTGAAGAGAAGGAATATCAGCATGGTAATGAACAG CGGGTTTGGAGAGCTCCGGGGCGCTATGAACTCAATCCCAAGAGGAATGCAGGGAATCATGGGAATGTGGCTGAGTCTTCCACAACAGCAGAGGGGGGGCACCCGGGGCATTTGCCCCCATCGCCTGTTACACCTGGGCATGGAGCTGGGCTGAGCAGAACATTCTCTCTGCTAGGACATACCATCTTGAAACGGCATATTATGCACTCTTCTCACACTCCAAAGCTG GTGCAGCCTCCGTCTGTATCTCTGGGAGGCGGTCGTGATGATTCCTCCTATTCCTCTTCTCAGAGCTTCAGCATTACTGAGATG ATTGAGAGTCAAAGCCCTCTCTCCAGTAGTAGAACACAGAAGGACAATGGGAGTAATATTCTGGGACCTTGGCCAAGGGCTCACCGG GAGCCGGTCACAGATGTCCTGATGGAGATGTTCCTAGAGACAGAACCTATACGCACTGGCATTGT TGCCACCCGTCGGAGGCCTATCAAGGGTGCAGCAGTGCGACCAGTCCAGTTTAAATACCCAGACCTGCCTGCCAGTCCCATGACCCTACAGAGACAGGCATTGGAGCGCCGCCTGGTGCCTCTGTGGGCCCAGATCCTGGTCTTCCTCATCTTGACTTGCCTTCTCTACCTCATCTACTCTGCCATGGAGCACAGCTCGGACCATCCCTTTGTGGCCTTCCTGGACAACCTCAGTATGGGGACGGAGACTGAGGGACTGTCGCTCCAGGATGACCCTTAG
- the LOC129860807 gene encoding uncharacterized protein LOC129860807 isoform X1, producing the protein MTDPCWFTEDELKATLLKYGVKAGAITQMWILYDKMDDKTVSSNKDVFTSYSVGLPCSEEKEYQHGNEQRVWRAPGRYELNPKRNAGNHGNVAESSTTAEGGHPGHLPPSPVTPGHGAGLSRTFSLLGHTILKRHIMHSSHTPKLVQPPSVSLGGGRDDSSYSSSQSFSITEMIESQSPLSSSRTQKDNGSNILGPWPRAHREPVTDVLMEMFLETEPIRTGIVATRRRPIKGAAVRPVQFKYPDLPASPMTLQRQALERRLVPLWAQILVFLILTCLLYLIYSAMEHSSDHPFVAFLDNLSMGTETEGLSLQDDP; encoded by the exons ATGACTGACCCTTGTTGGTTTACGGAAGATGAACTTAAGGCCACACTGCTCAAATATGGAGTCAAAGCTGGAGCCATT ACACAGATGTGGATTCTGTATGATAAAATGGATGACAAAACGGTGTCCTCAAACAAGGATGTGTTTACCTCCTATTCTGTTGGTCTTCCTTGTTCTGAAGAGAAGGAATATCAGCATGGTAATGAACAG CGGGTTTGGAGAGCTCCGGGGCGCTATGAACTCAATCCCAAGAGGAATGCAGGGAATCATGGGAATGTGGCTGAGTCTTCCACAACAGCAGAGGGGGGGCACCCGGGGCATTTGCCCCCATCGCCTGTTACACCTGGGCATGGAGCTGGGCTGAGCAGAACATTCTCTCTGCTAGGACATACCATCTTGAAACGGCATATTATGCACTCTTCTCACACTCCAAAGCTG GTGCAGCCTCCGTCTGTATCTCTGGGAGGCGGTCGTGATGATTCCTCCTATTCCTCTTCTCAGAGCTTCAGCATTACTGAGATG ATTGAGAGTCAAAGCCCTCTCTCCAGTAGTAGAACACAGAAGGACAATGGGAGTAATATTCTGGGACCTTGGCCAAGGGCTCACCGG GAGCCGGTCACAGATGTCCTGATGGAGATGTTCCTAGAGACAGAACCTATACGCACTGGCATTGT TGCCACCCGTCGGAGGCCTATCAAGGGTGCAGCAGTGCGACCAGTCCAGTTTAAATACCCAGACCTGCCTGCCAGTCCCATGACCCTACAGAGACAGGCATTGGAGCGCCGCCTGGTGCCTCTGTGGGCCCAGATCCTGGTCTTCCTCATCTTGACTTGCCTTCTCTACCTCATCTACTCTGCCATGGAGCACAGCTCGGACCATCCCTTTGTGGCCTTCCTGGACAACCTCAGTATGGGGACGGAGACTGAGGGACTGTCGCTCCAGGATGACCCTTAG
- the LOC129860804 gene encoding N-fatty-acyl-amino acid synthase/hydrolase PM20D1.2-like, which yields MTERSGKLNIMKLVKIVSFSLLLVVLVCFVAATLRTLTFDVNSGLQLAHWEKTNNIASDINQHQRKELLANFREAIQIPTVSTAKTQLNITALGEFDSLLRKVFPTVFSSHLVQHEVVANYSHLFWVPGSDLALVPYMLLAHIDVVPADENDGWEAPPFSAKEIDGFIYGRGTIDNKQSVMGILQALEYLLIRGYSPQRGFFIGLGHDEEVGGLQGAMNIVKVLKKKAVQLAFILDEGLAVLDGVISGLQGPAALIGISEKGQATVRLSVFKAPGHSSMPPRESSIGILAGAVKRLEDNPMPILFGEGPERRTFEHLAHRFGLPIKFVMSNMWLFSPLIGRVLERSPDTNAFLRTTTAVTMFNSGVKVNVLPSLAEAYVNLRIHPAQTVQEVLEFIQSTVGDERVKMELVNGFDPLPVSSYDETSFGFQTIKKTLLDQFPQVTVAPGVCIGNTDSRHYTDLAKDIYRFAPTWIRPGDTQRFHGINERISKKNYEELVVFYFNLIQNCDIKELPSPHSAGHEL from the exons ATGACTGAGCGCAGTGGAAAACTTAACATTATGAAGTTAGTCAAAATTGTGTCTTTCAGCTTATTATTAGTTGTTTTAGTATGTTTCGTTGCAGCCACTTTAAGGACTCTGACGTTTGACGTCAATTCAGGACTTCAACTTGCACACTGGGAGAAGACGAACAACATTGCGTCTGACATAAACCAGCACCAGCGAAAGGAGCTTCTTGCGAATTTCAGAG AGGCAATCCAGATTCCCACGGTGTCAACAGCGAAGACGCAGCTCAACATCACCGCACTGGGCGAGTTTGACAGCCTCCTGAGGAAAG TTTTCCCTACAGTTTTCTCTTCCCACCTGGTCCAGCATGAGGTTGTGGCCAACTACAGCCACCTGTTCTGGGTGCCTGGCTCTGACCTGGCCCTGGTACCCTACATGCTGCTGGCCCACATAGATGTGGTGCCTGCTGATGAGAATGATGGATGGGAGGCCCCACCATTCTCTGCAAAGGAGATCGATGGATTCATCTATGGTAGAGGGACCATCGATAACAAGCAGTCTGTCATG GGAATCCTCCAGGCACTGGAGTACCTGTTGATAAGAGGTTATTCTCCGCAAAGGGGATTCTTCATTGGTCTGGGTCATGATGAAGAG GTGGGTGGCTTGCAGGGGGCCATGAACATAGTGAAGGTGCTGAAGAAGAAAGCGGTGCAGCTGGCGTTCATACTGGATGAGGGTCTGGCTGTGCTGGATGGAGTCATCAGTGGTCTGCAGGGGCCTGCTGCTCT GATTGGGATCAGTGAGAAGGGACAAGCCACGGTGAGACTGAGTGTCTTCAAGGCCCCGGGTCACTCCTCCATGCCTCCCAGAGAGAGCAGCATCGGCATCCTGGCTGGAGCTGTCAAAAG GTTGGAGGACAACCCTATGCCCATATTGTTTGGTGAAGGCCCTGAGCGCAGGACCTTTGAACACTTAGCTCACAGG TTTGGACTCCCAATTAAGTTTGTCATGTCAAATATGTGGCTGTTCTCTCCACTTATTGGCAG AGTATTGGAAAGGAGTCCTGACACAAATGCTTTTTTGAGAACCACAACTGCAGTCACCATGTTCAACTCAGGTGTTAAG GTGAATGTTCTTCCCTCCCTTGCTGAGGCCTATGTGAATCTGCGGATACATCCAGCACAGACCGTACAAGAG GTTCTGGAGTTCATCCAATCCACAGTGGGAGATGAGAGAGTGAAGATGGAGCTGGTGAATGGCTTTGACCCACTGCCTGTCAGCTCGTATGATGAAACATCCTTTGGGTTCCAGACCATCAAGAAGACCCTGCTGGACCAGTTCCCACAAGTTACTGTTGCGCCTG GTGTCTGCATCGGGAACACAGACAGCCGCCACTACACTGACCTGGCCAAGGACATCTATCGCTTTGCACCTACCTGGATCAGACCAGGGGACACCCAGAG gttccatggtattaatgagAGGATTTCTAAGAAGAACTACGAGGAACTGGTGGTCTTTTACTTCAATCTGATCCAGAACTGTGACATCAAGGAGCTCCCTTCTCCCCACAGTGCTGGCCATGAGCTCTAA